The following are from one region of the Mauremys reevesii isolate NIE-2019 linkage group 2, ASM1616193v1, whole genome shotgun sequence genome:
- the MED10 gene encoding mediator of RNA polymerase II transcription subunit 10, with translation MAEKFDSLEEQLEKFVENIRQLGIIVSDFQPSSQAGLNQKLNFMVTGLQDIDKCRQQLHDISVPLEVFEYIDQGRNPQLYTKECLERALAKNEQVKGKIDTMKKFKSLLIQELTKVFPEDMAKYKAIRGEEPPP, from the exons ATGGCGGAGAAGTTCGACTCGCTGGAGGAGCAGCTGGAGAAGTTCGTGGAGAACATCCGGCAGCTCGGCATCATCGTCAGCGACTTCCAGCCCAGCAGCCAGGCCGGGCTCAACCAGAAGCT GAATTTTATGGTTACAGGCTTGCAAGATATTGACAAGTGCCGACAGCAACTTCACGATATAAGCGTACCTTTAGAGGTTTTTGA ATACATAGATCAAGGCCGTAATCCCCAGCTTTACACTAAAGAGTGTTTGGAAAGGGCTTTGGCTAAAAATGAACAAGTAAAAGGCAAAATTGACACAATGAAG AAATTTAAAAGCCTATTGATTCAAGAGCTGACTAAAGTCTTCCCAGAGGACATGGCCAAGTACAAAGCTATTCGAGGAGAAGAACCTCCTCCTTAA